The DNA window GCCCGCAACACCCGCCGTCGATCTCGATGCGTCCGAAATTCTCCTCGTTCTGTGGCGCCCCGGTGCCATTGCACCGCAACTGGTGTCGCTGCACTACGACGCTTCGGCTACACCCGCGATCACCGAGACGTGGTCGTCGGATTTGCTTCCTGCCGCTGTGACGTCGAGTCCGGTGCTGTCCAGTGACGGAGATACTGTCTATCTCGCTGACGTCGACGGTCGGCTGAGCGCGTTCGATACCTCGAACGGTTCGGTGAAGTGGACGTTCGGAGCTGGATTCGGAAACGGGGGCACGCCGTCGGTGTCGTCCGACGGGTACATCGTTCCGGTCGGCGGCGATACGGGTATGCGTGCTGTCCGTGACGACGGAGACAGCGCTAGCGTGGCATGGACGCGAGATGACCTGCAGCAGTTGGGAACTCCCGTGCAGACTACGGACAACACGCTCGTGACCGTTACCGGCCGTGGCGATGAGCTGTACCTGACCTCGCTCGATTCCGGCACCGGGGAGACGATCTCGGACCGAGCGCTTCCAGGCGCGGCAGGATTCACCATCGGCACATCGATCGGTCCGGACGGCCAGGTGGTCACCGCGTCCTACCTCGGTGAAATCTTCACCTACGCACCGTGATGCGTTCGGCCCGGTTCTCGTGCCGCACAGATGAAGGCCACGCCTGATCTCTCGATGCGGGTGATGATCACCGACAGTGCAACATCGCCCTTCAACTTCAGGCGCGGTCGGAGTACAGCCGGATCGACATCGATCCCCCGCACCAGGATCTCCACGGATCCACACCCGTGGCTCGTCAACGCTTGGCGCAGCGTCTTCTCCGAAAATTTGATTCTCTCGAGAATCCTGAATCCGTTGACTCCCATGGGCACGGAGTCTCCCGTCAGGTAGGCGATTCGAGGATCCAACTGCCACAACCCGTGCTTGGCCGCGTAGTGGCGCACCAGCCCGGCGCGCACCACGGCACCGTCGGGATCGACGATCCACGAACCCGGATTCGCGGCTTCGATGTCGTCGGGCTCTGCGTCGGTGATCTCGTAGTTCCATCCGTCCGACGTCAACACCGATGCACGCCGACCGACTGTGGAATCGGTGAGACCCGACGACCACAGGCACGCTTCCTTGACGCCGCCGTCCAAGGACACCAATTCGATCTCGCCGTCCCACTCCAGCGCGTCGAAGTCGAGGCCTGGAGCACATTTCACGACGAGATCCCTGCGCGCGTAACTCTCGAGCAGCGCGGGCAGCGGTGGCTCGAGCGCCGCCGGGTCGTAGGTTCGTTTGCCTCCCGAACGTCGTCCTGGGTCGGCGAGCACGACTGTCCCGTGAGAGGTCGGTGTGAGTGCGTCGGCGCGCAGCACGGCTGCGCCGGGAACGTTGAGTGCCGCCATCCGCAGTCGCACAGCGTCCAGATCGCTGCCGATCACCAGACCCGGCGTTCTCGTCAGAGCCGCGAGTTCGGTACCGATGGAGCACGTGACGTCGTGCACGTCGCGTCCCGCCAGACGCTCTGCCCGACGCTCAGCGATGACCGACGGCGTCGCCTGCTGGACAGCATCGTCGGTCAGCAGCCAACTGCCCACATCCGACAGCTTGCTCCGTGCCTTTCGCCGGAGGCTTGTGGTCTCCACCAACGAGGCTGCGCGGTCTCCGAACGACCCTCGCGCCTTCGCAATGTCGGCGAGCATCGAGGCCTTCGTCAGGGGCAGTTCTTCGATCCGGCGTAGTGCAGCGGCACCGACATCGCTGGACAAGTAGTCGATGTCGGTGCCGTCGAACTCGTAGGGCATCTTGTGAGCGGGGAAATCAGTCGGACTTCACTCCGGTGATCATCACGTTGTAGAAGAAGCTGCGTGGAACCACGTGCTCGAGGACGTTCTCGTCCACCCAGCTCAAGGTCTTCCACCCGCCGAACGCGAACCGCGCCCAATTCCAGCCGAGCTTCTCGGCCGGAACCGCCGCCTCGAATGTGCGTACCGGCCAGCCGAGCAACGCAGCTGCAAATTCCTCGGTCTGCGCCTGAACCTGGACGGCCCCGGCGCTGCGGGCGATGTTCTCTAGATCCGTCGGATCGAACGTGTGCAGGTCGACGACGGCTTCGAGCGCTGCAGCGCGTGAGGACTCGTCGAGTTCCTCCTGCGGCTTGCGCCAACTCGCGAGGAACGGCAACTTGGTGGCCCTGGTCGTTGCCTCCCACGTGAGTCGCCCGAGCCACCGCGCATAGAAGTTGCCTACCGTGGTGGGCTCACCGGCGAACACGAATCGTCCGCCGGGCTTGAGCACTCGGAGCACTTCACGCAGTGACTGCTCCACGTCGGGAATGTGGTGCAGCACCGCATGCCCGACAACCAGGTCGAATGTGTTGTCCTCGTACGGGATGGTTTCGGCGTCCGCGACCCGTCCATCTACATCCAAATTCAGGTGCTCGGCGTTGCGAAGCGCGACCTTGACCATGCCGGGTGACAAATCCGTCACCGACCCCTTGTCGGCAACCCCGGCCTGCATGAGATTGAGAAGGAAGAAGCCGGTTCCGCAACCCAACTCCAGTGCGCGCCCATGCGGAAGTGCGTCCTGTGCGCTCGGTTGTCCGCTGACTGCCTGGTCGAAGCGACCACGCGCGTAGTCGATGCAACGCTCGTCGTACGAGATCGACCACTTGTCGTCGTACGTCTCCGCTTCCCAGTCGTGATAGAGCACCTGAGCAAGCTTGGTGTCACTGCGCGCGGCCTCGACCTGCTCGGCGGTGGCGTGCGGATTGGGCGCGGGGTCGCTCGGAGCGTCCGGAACCACGTGCAGGGTGGCGTCGGAGTTACCGTCGTGCGGGCTTGCAGTCATGAGGGCAGCCTACTATCCAGTAGAGAATGAACAAGTTCTAGTTTGTCAGCCGAGATCATTCCCCGACGAACTCGGCCTTGCCCGGTCCGTTGGCGATGAACGATTCCATACCGATGGTGCGATCTTTCGTGGCGAACAACGCGGCGAACTGCTGAGCTTCGATCTTGAGGCCAGTGCCCAGGTCGGCGTCGAGCCCCTGATCGATCGACGCCTTCGCGGCGGCGAGCGCCCGCGAGGCGCCCGTAGTGAACTGCGACGCCCACTTCCGTGCCGCGTTGTACACCTCGTCGGGAGCGACCACCTCGTCGACCAGTCCGATGCGCAGGGCCTCCTCGGCACCGACGAATCGGCCGGTGAACACCATGTCCTTGGCCTTGCTCGGACCCACCAATCGCGCGAGGCGCTGGGTACCACCTCCGCCCGGAATGACGCCCAACAGCACCTCGGGCACCCCGAGCTTCGCGTTGTCCCCGGCGATGCGCCGATCTGCACCCAACGCCACTTCGAGCCCGCCGCCGAGTGCGTATCCGGTGATCGCGGCGACGACCGGCTTCGGTATGCCTGCCAACGAACCGAGCGCGGACTGGAGATCACCGATGATGTCGGTCATCTGAGCCGGCGTCAGCTCGACCATTTCCTTGATGTCCGCTCCCGCTGCGAAGACTTTCTCCCCGCCGTAGACGATGACCGCTCGGACGGCGGAATCGACGGTCGCCGCGCGCGCAGCGGCACGAATCTCCTCCTGGACCTGACGGTTCAACGCATTCATCGGAGGACGGTCCAACCGGATCGTGCCGATGCCGTCTGATACCTCGAGAGTCACGAACTCAGCCATGTTCGCACACGCTACCGGTGCCGGTCCTTGTCTCCGGCCCACGGGTGCGCACTGCCCGCGTAGTAGTTGTCCTGGCCGGGAAATTCGACCCGTATTTCGCCGTCGACGTGGTAGAGATTCGGCTGTATCGGGGCGATGTCGGGGGATGTAGCAAGCACGTCGGCCACCGAGGAGAACTCCGTCAACCCGGACAACTGACTCCACGTCGGTGGCAGCAGAACCGTGCTGCCCGCACGCCAGTCGGTGAGCGCAGACTCGGGAGACCGCCACCCCACCGATGCAGCCTCCGTGGTTGCGCCGTCGGCGAACTGGCCCTCCGGTTGGACTGCGACGAAGAACCTGGTGTCGTAGCGACGTTTCTCGCCGACGGGTGTAATCCAGTTCGACCACGGACGCAGTAGATCCGCTCGAAGCACGAGTCCATTGCGGGTGAGGAACTCGCCGAACGTCTGCTCACGCCGCTCGAGTGCACCCCGATCGTCATCGTAGACCTCCGTATCGGTCACCACGGTATCGGCGGTGCGCCCGGCCAGCAGAATTCCGCACTCCTCGAACGTCTCCCGGGCGGCGGCGCACACGAGAGCTGCTGCCTTCCGCTCGTCGACTGCGAATTTGCTCGCCCACCAGGACGGCGGGGGGCCGGCCCAGGCAAGATCGGAATCCGCATCGGAGATGTCGACGCCACCCCCGGGGAACACGGTCATGCCGCCGGCGAATGCCATGCCACCGACCCGCTCCAGCAGAAAGACCTCGATGCCGTCGTCGCGGTTCTGCAGGAGGATGACGGTCGAGGCATCGCGGACTGGTGCTGCCTCGGTGGGCGGGAGCTCGGTGGAAGACACCTGCTCGAAACTACAACGCCGTGAAGTCGGACTCCTCAGCGGCGGTGCTGACCGGAGGCCCTGGTGCGTCGCGCGAAGAATCGCCCGTCGACACGGTCCAGGGTGATGGACTGACTGAACGCCTCGGTGAGGTTCTCCGCCGTGATGACGTCGTCGACGAAACCCTTGGCGACCACGCCGCCTTCCTTCAGTAGCAGCGCATGGCTGAAGCCGGGTGGGATTTCTTCCACATGGTGCGTGATCAGCACCGTTGCCGGCGCATCCGGATCGGCGGCGAGATCGGCCAGACGTGCGACGAGTTCCTCACGTCCACCGAGGTCGAGACCGGCGGCGGGTTCATCGAGGAGGAGCAGCTCGGGATCGGTCATGAGTGCACGCGCGATCAGTACGCGCTTTCGCTCACCTTCGGACAGAGTCCCGTACGTCCGCTGGGCCAGGTGCTCGGCGCCGAGGCTCTCCAACATCTCGACGGCACGCTCGGTGTCCATGTCGTCGTAGCGCTCACGCCAGCGACCGAGGACGCTGTACCCCGCCGAGACGACCAGATCGCTGACTATCTCGTCGGCAGGAATGCGATGAGCCAGGGCGGAGGACGACAGACCGATCCGAGGTTTCAGGTCGGCGATGTCGGCCTTGCCCATGACCTCGCCGAGCACATGCGCTGTGCCGGAGGTGGGATGAACTTCGGCCGCGGCGATGCGCATCAACGACGTCTTGCCCGCGCCGTTCGGCCCGAGAACGACCCATCGTTCGTCGAGTTCCACCTGCCAGGTCACCGGGCCGACGAGTGTTACTCCACCCCGCCTGATGAGAACGTCGTTGAAATCGATGAGCAGATCGGGATCCGGTTCAGACACGTTGTCCATCTTGTCGCACATCCGGCGCGCTTACACGGCAGGATCTCCATGCGTGTCGTCCAATTCTCATCACACTGCGCGTCAGACAGTCAGCCACCCTGCCCGCGCGGACTTCCCTGCCCCGGGATCAGCGTTCCCCCTCGGGGCGACCGCCACCAAAGGTGGTACGCAATTCGCAGTCCACTCCCCCGACGCCGAAGGTGTCGAGATCTGCCTCGTCGACGACGACGGCAGCGAGCGGCGCGTCGAACTGCGCAGTCGAACCTTCGGAATCTGGCACGGATTCGTCCCCGGCGTCGAGCCTGGAGAGCGGTACGGGATCCGAGCGCACGGCCCGTGGGATCCATCGAACGGACGTCGTTTCAACGCGCACAAGATTCTGCTGGATCCGGCCGCTCGGCAGATCACCGGGCGTCTCGGGACCGCCACCGCGCTCCTGCCCTACGACGACGAGCCATTCGGCCAGGCAAGCAAGGTCGACTCGCTCGGCCACATGCCGCTGTCCGTGGTCACCTCGGCGCCTACCGGTCGACTGCTCCACCGACCGGCAGTGCCGTGGGATCGAACCGTTCTGTACGAGCTGCACGTGGGCGCGTACACGGCCCGGCACCCCGGTGTGCCGATCAGCCATCGTGGCACCTATCTCGGCCTGACGGCACCAGCGGTGCTGGAACATCTCACTCGGCTGGGCGTGACGACCGTGGAACTCCTGCCGGTACAGGCGATGCTGACCGAATCGGACGTACGTGCTCGCGGGATGCGCAATCACTGGGGCTATTCGACCGGTGCCTACTTCGCGCCGGATCCTCGGTTCGCCTCGGTTCCGGGCAACGAGATCTCCGAATTCAAGGTGATGGTCGACGCACTGCATTCGGTCGGAATCGAAATCGTCCTCGACGTTGTCTACAACCACACGTGCGAGTCGTCCGTTGCCGGGCCGTCGATCAGTTGGCGCGGGCTCGACGCACCCGGGTACTACTTGCTCGACGGCCGCGGGTACGACGTCGACCTCACCGGCTGCGGAAACACGCTGGACTCGGCGTCACCTGCCGTCGTACGCATGGTGTGCGACAGCCTCCGATACTGGGCCGAGGAGATGGGCGTCGACGGATTCCGATTCGACCTCGCCAGCACCCTTGGCCGACCAGGTGGATGGCGATTCGATTCTCGCGCTCCGCTTCTCACTGCCATCACCACCGATCCGGTCCTGTCGAGTCGAAAGTTGATCGCCGAGCCGTGGGATGCCACCGGAGCCGGCTACGAGGTGGGTGGATTCGGCAGCATGTGGTCGGAATGGAACGACCGATACCGTGACACCGTACGTCGGTTCTGGTCCGGGCAATCCGGCGTCAGGGAACTCGCGTCGAGGCTTGCCGGCTCGGAGGACATCTACGGCGGTGGCGTCCGAAAGCCATGGGCATCGGTCAATTTCGTCACCGCACACGACGGTTTCACCGTCCACGATCTGGTGTCGTACTCGCACAAGCACAACGAGGCGAACGGCGAGGAGAACCGAGACGGCACCGACAACAATCTGTCCAGCAATCATGGGGTCGAGGGCCCGACCACCGATCCATCGATCCTCTCTGCGCGTGCTCGCCACGCACGTGCACTGCTTGCGACGCTCACCCTGTCGACCGGCACGCCGATGCTTCTCGGCGGAGACGAATTGGGACACACTCAATTCGGCAACAACAATGCCTACTGCGTTCCCACCGACGCCGCTGCCGCCGACTCGTGGGCGATCGAGTGGTCGGACATCGACACCGACCTGGTCGCGTTCGTCACACGGTTGCTGCGCATCCGACGCAGCGCGCCTTCACTCCGCCAACAGGAATTCTTCATCGGTCGCGACACCCTGACCGGCAGGCCGGATCTCGTGTGGTTCGATGCGTTCGGGCACGAGATGAGTACGGAATCCTGGAACGACGACTCCGTGCGAACGATGCAGGCATGGGTGGACGGTGGCGACGTCCGCTCCTACTTTCCTGACGGCGTGCCCGTGGACGACGCCAGTTCGTTGTTGATCGTGCACTCCGGTGGTCCGACGGAAGTCTCGTTGGCCTGCCCGAGCTGGGCGGCAACACGATTCGTTCCAGTCTTC is part of the Rhodococcus sovatensis genome and encodes:
- a CDS encoding methyltransferase domain-containing protein; this encodes MTASPHDGNSDATLHVVPDAPSDPAPNPHATAEQVEAARSDTKLAQVLYHDWEAETYDDKWSISYDERCIDYARGRFDQAVSGQPSAQDALPHGRALELGCGTGFFLLNLMQAGVADKGSVTDLSPGMVKVALRNAEHLNLDVDGRVADAETIPYEDNTFDLVVGHAVLHHIPDVEQSLREVLRVLKPGGRFVFAGEPTTVGNFYARWLGRLTWEATTRATKLPFLASWRKPQEELDESSRAAALEAVVDLHTFDPTDLENIARSAGAVQVQAQTEEFAAALLGWPVRTFEAAVPAEKLGWNWARFAFGGWKTLSWVDENVLEHVVPRSFFYNVMITGVKSD
- a CDS encoding ABC transporter ATP-binding protein, with the protein product MDNVSEPDPDLLIDFNDVLIRRGGVTLVGPVTWQVELDERWVVLGPNGAGKTSLMRIAAAEVHPTSGTAHVLGEVMGKADIADLKPRIGLSSSALAHRIPADEIVSDLVVSAGYSVLGRWRERYDDMDTERAVEMLESLGAEHLAQRTYGTLSEGERKRVLIARALMTDPELLLLDEPAAGLDLGGREELVARLADLAADPDAPATVLITHHVEEIPPGFSHALLLKEGGVVAKGFVDDVITAENLTEAFSQSITLDRVDGRFFARRTRASGQHRR
- a CDS encoding NUDIX hydrolase, which gives rise to MSSTELPPTEAAPVRDASTVILLQNRDDGIEVFLLERVGGMAFAGGMTVFPGGGVDISDADSDLAWAGPPPSWWASKFAVDERKAAALVCAAARETFEECGILLAGRTADTVVTDTEVYDDDRGALERREQTFGEFLTRNGLVLRADLLRPWSNWITPVGEKRRYDTRFFVAVQPEGQFADGATTEAASVGWRSPESALTDWRAGSTVLLPPTWSQLSGLTEFSSVADVLATSPDIAPIQPNLYHVDGEIRVEFPGQDNYYAGSAHPWAGDKDRHR
- a CDS encoding enoyl-CoA hydratase/isomerase family protein — its product is MAEFVTLEVSDGIGTIRLDRPPMNALNRQVQEEIRAAARAATVDSAVRAVIVYGGEKVFAAGADIKEMVELTPAQMTDIIGDLQSALGSLAGIPKPVVAAITGYALGGGLEVALGADRRIAGDNAKLGVPEVLLGVIPGGGGTQRLARLVGPSKAKDMVFTGRFVGAEEALRIGLVDEVVAPDEVYNAARKWASQFTTGASRALAAAKASIDQGLDADLGTGLKIEAQQFAALFATKDRTIGMESFIANGPGKAEFVGE
- a CDS encoding THUMP-like domain-containing protein, whose product is MPYEFDGTDIDYLSSDVGAAALRRIEELPLTKASMLADIAKARGSFGDRAASLVETTSLRRKARSKLSDVGSWLLTDDAVQQATPSVIAERRAERLAGRDVHDVTCSIGTELAALTRTPGLVIGSDLDAVRLRMAALNVPGAAVLRADALTPTSHGTVVLADPGRRSGGKRTYDPAALEPPLPALLESYARRDLVVKCAPGLDFDALEWDGEIELVSLDGGVKEACLWSSGLTDSTVGRRASVLTSDGWNYEITDAEPDDIEAANPGSWIVDPDGAVVRAGLVRHYAAKHGLWQLDPRIAYLTGDSVPMGVNGFRILERIKFSEKTLRQALTSHGCGSVEILVRGIDVDPAVLRPRLKLKGDVALSVIITRIERSGVAFICAAREPGRTHHGA
- the glgX gene encoding glycogen debranching protein GlgX — translated: MSSNSHHTARQTVSHPARADFPAPGSAFPLGATATKGGTQFAVHSPDAEGVEICLVDDDGSERRVELRSRTFGIWHGFVPGVEPGERYGIRAHGPWDPSNGRRFNAHKILLDPAARQITGRLGTATALLPYDDEPFGQASKVDSLGHMPLSVVTSAPTGRLLHRPAVPWDRTVLYELHVGAYTARHPGVPISHRGTYLGLTAPAVLEHLTRLGVTTVELLPVQAMLTESDVRARGMRNHWGYSTGAYFAPDPRFASVPGNEISEFKVMVDALHSVGIEIVLDVVYNHTCESSVAGPSISWRGLDAPGYYLLDGRGYDVDLTGCGNTLDSASPAVVRMVCDSLRYWAEEMGVDGFRFDLASTLGRPGGWRFDSRAPLLTAITTDPVLSSRKLIAEPWDATGAGYEVGGFGSMWSEWNDRYRDTVRRFWSGQSGVRELASRLAGSEDIYGGGVRKPWASVNFVTAHDGFTVHDLVSYSHKHNEANGEENRDGTDNNLSSNHGVEGPTTDPSILSARARHARALLATLTLSTGTPMLLGGDELGHTQFGNNNAYCVPTDAAAADSWAIEWSDIDTDLVAFVTRLLRIRRSAPSLRQQEFFIGRDTLTGRPDLVWFDAFGHEMSTESWNDDSVRTMQAWVDGGDVRSYFPDGVPVDDASSLLIVHSGGPTEVSLACPSWAATRFVPVFDSSSADGVPADSSPIEAGSSIALSGATVLVLRSDGK